In Phragmites australis chromosome 24, lpPhrAust1.1, whole genome shotgun sequence, the following are encoded in one genomic region:
- the LOC133907569 gene encoding actin-depolymerizing factor 10 isoform X1, with product MAAAAALPWGGGSPAWIDVPEGSKSAFMELKRRKVHRYVIFKIDDRREEIVVEKTGAPGESYDDFTASLPADDCRYAVYDLDFVSDDNCRKSKIFFISWSPSDSRIRAKTIYAVSRNQFRHELDGVHFEIQATDPDDMDLEVLRGRANRT from the exons atggcggcggcggccgcgttGCCATGG GGAGGCGGCTCACCGGCGTGGATCGACGTGCCGGAGGGGAGCAAGAGCGCGTTCATGGagctgaagaggaggaaggtACACCGGTACGTGATCTTCAAGATCGACGACAGGAGGGAGGAGATCGTCGTCGAGAAGACTGGTGCGCCGGGGGAGAGCTACGACGACTTCACGGCGTCGTTGCCGGCCGACGACTGCCGCTACGCCGTCTACGACCTGGATTTCGTCAGCGATGATAACTGCAGGAAGAGCAAGATATTCTTCATCTCCTG GTCTCCTTCTGATTCGCGCATCCGTGCAAAGACCATATACGCCGTGTCAAGGAATCAATTCCGCCACGAGCTTGATGGGGTGCACTTCGAGATTCAGGCAACTGACCCTGATGACATGGATTTGGAAGTTCTCAGGGGCCGTGCTAACAGAACCTGA
- the LOC133907569 gene encoding actin-depolymerizing factor 10 isoform X2, translated as MEFLGFPAMGGGSPAWIDVPEGSKSAFMELKRRKVHRYVIFKIDDRREEIVVEKTGAPGESYDDFTASLPADDCRYAVYDLDFVSDDNCRKSKIFFISWSPSDSRIRAKTIYAVSRNQFRHELDGVHFEIQATDPDDMDLEVLRGRANRT; from the exons ATGGAGTTTCTTGGGTTCCCGGCAATG GGAGGCGGCTCACCGGCGTGGATCGACGTGCCGGAGGGGAGCAAGAGCGCGTTCATGGagctgaagaggaggaaggtACACCGGTACGTGATCTTCAAGATCGACGACAGGAGGGAGGAGATCGTCGTCGAGAAGACTGGTGCGCCGGGGGAGAGCTACGACGACTTCACGGCGTCGTTGCCGGCCGACGACTGCCGCTACGCCGTCTACGACCTGGATTTCGTCAGCGATGATAACTGCAGGAAGAGCAAGATATTCTTCATCTCCTG GTCTCCTTCTGATTCGCGCATCCGTGCAAAGACCATATACGCCGTGTCAAGGAATCAATTCCGCCACGAGCTTGATGGGGTGCACTTCGAGATTCAGGCAACTGACCCTGATGACATGGATTTGGAAGTTCTCAGGGGCCGTGCTAACAGAACCTGA